Proteins encoded by one window of Kribbella italica:
- a CDS encoding glycosyl hydrolase family 95 catalytic domain-containing protein — MRTAGFALLAAATLMAGLTVPPERSDAVPPPRSPGELALWYTAPATDWESEALPIGNGASGAMVFGDTATEHLQLNEKTLWTGGPGAQQGYDFGNWRTPRPNALTDLRTMINRDLRVAPDVATNMLAQNEIGFGDYQPLLDLKLAMQHSGSATAYRRHLDIENSLAGVQYAVDGVRHSREYFASAPGNVIVARIGADRRGQVGFTARLTGEANRTLTGTAQRGRITVKGALLDNGLRYELQAQVLTTGGTRTDNADGSVTVAGADSAVLVMSSGTDYSDVYPTYRGKDPHAGVTSRVDAASKLPYGVLKARHFADHRKLFDRVDLDLGQVMPDVPTDELLAQYQQGTATPEARKALETLFFQYGRYLLIASSRGNSPLPANLQGVWNQSTTPPWRSDYHVNINLQMNYWPAETTNLSETTAPLFDFVDALVPPGRVTAREMFGADGWVVHSQTNPFGFTGVIGYPLAFWMPDAGGWLAQHYWEHYRFTQDKRFLKERAYPLMKELAAFWIDELQVDPRDGKLVVSPSFSPEHGDYSAGAAMPQQIVWDLFTNLSEAAPLVGESSAYRAQLASVLQRLDPGTKVGSWGQLQEWKEDWDDPTDQHRHTSQLFGLHPGRQIIPSERPDLAAAAVKTLEGRGDGGTGWSKAWKINFWARLLDGNHSHKMLSEQLKTSTLKNLWDTHPPFQIDGNFGATAGVAEMLLQSHTGVADVLPALPDSWAGKGSYDGLRARGAITVGATWQSGTASEIRIRPDRPGKVALRNKIFAGPFTVTDPHGRAVKYQRTGADTITFDALGGRTYTVHSKSQLQLTAPAAVSLQPVEVTASVTGTLAPGNLKLTAPDGWAVSPPVQTPAVKPGKPFTTTFTVTPTMASGEGDFTLTASHTSRDGTVTGRAGTGLWRVNLARGKPATQSTTAHSAEASRAVDGNTSGSWGDNSVTHTAEPSTEAWWQVDLGRPEALSQLALYNRTDCCSDRLSNYWILTSESPITASGLEEARNTPGVTAVRQTAAAGSPSLLDLDTTARYVRIQLESRSAPLSIAEVKLHPAGG, encoded by the coding sequence ATGCGCACAGCTGGTTTCGCCCTACTCGCTGCGGCCACTCTGATGGCGGGTCTGACCGTGCCGCCCGAGCGATCCGATGCGGTGCCACCGCCGCGAAGCCCGGGCGAGCTGGCGCTCTGGTACACCGCGCCCGCGACCGACTGGGAGTCCGAGGCGCTGCCGATCGGCAACGGCGCGAGTGGCGCGATGGTGTTCGGTGACACCGCGACCGAGCACCTGCAGCTGAACGAGAAGACGCTGTGGACCGGCGGGCCCGGCGCCCAGCAGGGCTACGACTTCGGCAACTGGCGGACGCCGCGGCCGAACGCGCTGACCGACCTCCGCACGATGATCAACCGCGACCTCAGGGTCGCGCCCGACGTCGCCACGAACATGCTGGCCCAGAACGAGATCGGCTTCGGTGACTACCAACCGCTGCTCGACCTGAAGCTCGCCATGCAGCACAGCGGCTCTGCGACGGCGTACCGCAGGCACCTCGACATCGAGAACTCGCTGGCCGGCGTCCAGTACGCCGTCGACGGCGTCCGCCACAGCCGCGAGTACTTCGCCAGCGCGCCCGGCAACGTGATCGTCGCGCGGATCGGCGCCGACCGGCGCGGCCAGGTCGGCTTCACCGCGCGCCTCACCGGCGAGGCGAATCGCACCCTGACGGGGACCGCGCAACGCGGCCGGATCACCGTCAAGGGCGCGCTGCTCGACAACGGCCTTCGGTACGAGCTGCAGGCGCAGGTGCTCACCACCGGCGGGACGCGGACCGACAACGCCGACGGGAGCGTGACCGTCGCGGGTGCCGACTCCGCAGTCCTGGTGATGAGCTCGGGGACCGACTACTCCGACGTCTACCCGACGTACCGGGGCAAGGATCCGCACGCCGGCGTGACGAGCCGGGTCGATGCCGCGAGCAAGCTTCCGTACGGCGTACTGAAGGCTCGGCACTTCGCCGATCACCGTAAGCTCTTCGACCGGGTCGACCTGGACCTCGGCCAGGTGATGCCCGACGTGCCGACCGACGAACTGCTCGCGCAGTACCAGCAGGGGACGGCGACGCCCGAGGCGCGGAAGGCGCTGGAGACGCTGTTCTTCCAGTACGGGCGGTACCTGCTGATCGCGTCGTCGCGCGGAAACTCGCCGCTGCCCGCGAACCTGCAGGGTGTCTGGAACCAGTCGACGACCCCGCCGTGGCGCTCGGACTACCACGTCAACATCAACCTGCAGATGAACTACTGGCCGGCCGAGACCACGAACCTGAGCGAGACGACGGCGCCGCTGTTCGACTTCGTCGACGCGCTCGTCCCGCCCGGACGGGTGACGGCTCGCGAGATGTTCGGGGCCGACGGCTGGGTGGTGCACAGCCAGACGAATCCGTTCGGCTTCACCGGCGTGATCGGGTACCCGCTCGCGTTCTGGATGCCGGACGCGGGCGGCTGGCTCGCGCAGCACTACTGGGAGCACTATCGGTTCACGCAGGACAAGCGGTTCCTGAAGGAGCGGGCGTACCCGCTGATGAAGGAGCTGGCCGCGTTCTGGATCGACGAGCTGCAGGTCGATCCGCGCGACGGGAAGCTGGTGGTCAGCCCGAGCTTCTCCCCCGAGCACGGCGACTACTCGGCCGGCGCCGCGATGCCGCAGCAGATCGTGTGGGACCTGTTCACCAACCTGTCCGAGGCGGCGCCGCTCGTCGGGGAGTCTTCGGCGTACCGGGCGCAGCTTGCCTCGGTGCTGCAGCGGCTCGACCCGGGAACGAAGGTCGGATCCTGGGGGCAGCTGCAGGAGTGGAAGGAGGACTGGGACGACCCGACCGACCAGCACCGGCACACGTCGCAGCTCTTCGGGCTGCACCCCGGGCGACAGATCATCCCTTCTGAACGCCCTGATCTGGCCGCGGCGGCCGTGAAGACCCTGGAGGGTCGCGGCGACGGCGGCACCGGGTGGAGCAAGGCCTGGAAGATCAACTTCTGGGCCCGGCTGCTGGACGGCAACCACTCGCACAAGATGCTGTCCGAACAGCTGAAGACCAGCACGCTGAAGAACCTGTGGGACACCCACCCGCCGTTCCAGATCGACGGCAACTTCGGCGCCACCGCCGGCGTCGCCGAGATGCTGCTGCAGAGCCACACCGGGGTGGCCGACGTCCTGCCGGCACTCCCGGATTCCTGGGCCGGCAAGGGCTCGTACGACGGCCTGCGGGCGCGCGGCGCGATCACGGTCGGCGCGACCTGGCAGTCCGGTACGGCGTCCGAGATCCGGATCCGCCCGGACCGGCCGGGCAAGGTTGCCCTGCGCAACAAGATCTTTGCCGGGCCGTTCACGGTGACCGACCCGCACGGCCGGGCGGTCAAGTACCAGCGCACGGGCGCCGACACCATCACCTTCGACGCGCTTGGCGGACGCACCTACACCGTCCACTCCAAGTCCCAGCTCCAGCTCACAGCCCCTGCCGCTGTTTCGCTCCAACCCGTCGAGGTCACAGCCTCGGTCACCGGCACCCTTGCCCCAGGCAACCTGAAGCTCACCGCCCCGGACGGCTGGGCGGTCTCGCCTCCTGTGCAGACCCCCGCCGTGAAACCAGGCAAGCCCTTCACCACGACCTTCACCGTCACCCCCACGATGGCCTCCGGCGAAGGAGACTTCACCCTCACCGCCTCCCACACCAGCCGAGACGGCACTGTCACCGGCCGCGCCGGCACCGGCTTGTGGCGCGTCAACCTCGCCCGAGGCAAACCCGCCACCCAAAGCACCACGGCCCACAGCGCCGAGGCCTCCCGAGCAGTCGACGGCAACACCAGCGGTAGCTGGGGCGACAACTCCGTCACCCACACCGCCGAGCCGTCCACCGAAGCCTGGTGGCAGGTAGACCTCGGCCGGCCCGAGGCCCTTTCCCAGTTGGCCCTCTACAACCGCACCGACTGCTGCTCCGACCGCCTCAGCAACTACTGGATCCTCACGTCGGAGTCCCCCATCACGGCGTCGGGCTTGGAAGAAGCCCGCAACACCCCCGGCGTCACCGCCGTCCGCCAAACCGCAGCGGCCGGCTCGCCTTCCCTCCTGGATCTCGACACCACCGCCCGCTACGTCCGCATCCAACTCGAGTCCCGGTCCGCCCCGCTGTCCATCGCCGAGGTCAAGCTGCACCCCGCCGGTGGTTAA